The DNA segment GCGGCGCGCGCAACGCTCTCGTGGCGGCCGTTCTCTGCGTGTGTCTCTTTCCGGCTCCCTGTTGGTCCGGGGAAGGCCTCGCGGAAGGAGCATCCCGACGTGCCCGGGATGTGACCGATCGAGATTTCGAACTGACGCTGGAAGAGCTCACGCCGCTTTCGCGGGATGAGGTCCGGAAGCTCCGCCTGCTGTTCAACGGCGACAGCCCCGCGGAACAGCAACCCGTGCTCGACGTTCTGCTGGGGAAGGTGGGAACGCTCTCCCCCCAGGCGGTCGCGCGGTTGCGCCTTGCCCTGCTGAGCTCGGAGGCCTCTGTGCGCTGGATGGCAATCCAGATCCTGGCACGGCACGGCGACGCCCCCTTGCTGCTGTTCGCCAGGCTCCTGCGGGATGACTCCCGAGAGGTGCACCTCGCCGCGGAGCAGGCCCTGGTCGCCGCGGGGCACGCCGCAATCCCGCTCCTGGCGCAGGTCGTGGCCGAAGAACCCTGCTATTCACGTGCCAAGATGGCTGCGACCAGGGCGCTCGGCGCACTGGGAGACCCCTGCGGCATCGAGTCGGTCGCGGACGCTCTGATCAGGAATCAAGGCGGATGCTACGATCACGAGACGGCCTTCAAGGCACTCCGCCAGATGGGACCGCCGGCGATCGAGACCCTGGTTGTTCTGCTGAGATACCGGCTGCTGAAGGGCGGGGCGTACCTCGCGCTCCTGGAACATGACCCCGCCGCCCTCACGTCGGCTCTCCTGCCGGCGATCATCGATCCCGATCGCGCGATCGACGACCGCCTGCACTTCGCGGAGCAGGCGGAGGTCCTCGTGGGGACCATGGCGATCTTCAGGGAGTTGGACGCCTTCTATCTCGGGTTGGCGGCGGACAACTCGCTGCCTCCCGAGATCGTCGAGACGGCACGCCGTCTTTGGATTGACCGCCCCCGCCCCTTTGTCGTCGAGGCCCTCACCCGGGAGCGCGTGGAAAGCGACTACGCCGCGCGGCATTTCATCGAGGAGGACGAGACGTTGGCCAGAATGGCGCAGGGGAAGAGACGGGCCGAACTGGCTGCTGCCCGACAGGCGAGGGCCGAGGCGGCCGAGCGGGCGGTCGAGCCGCGGGCGCGTGGAATGAGCGCGTCGCCAATTTCCTTCAGTTCGATCTCCACCGGGTCAAGCCCCGCCGCGTCCCGGGGAGCCGGCTGAAGACGCTAGCGCGCGAGGAGGCCGTGCGCCTCTCCGTCACCTGTTCGTGAGAGTTCCCGTGGTGGTGGAGGGCCGGTGGGCGTGATCGGCACAATCACGACCTCAGACCGCCAGGGCGCCCGAAAGCAGCGCTTCGGCAAGCGGCGCCGCCGCGTACTCCTCGTTGCGCAGGAACGTGAAGGGCTGCTGCACGAACAGCGCGCCCCGCCACCCGGCCGCGAGGCGCGCCTCGCGCTGGGACCGCTCGAGACGCTCGCGGGTGAAGCTCGGCGCCGCCCCGGTCCGCCACGCCGGCTCGCCAACGGTGCTCTCGTCGAGAAACGGCAGTACCGAGCGCACCGACTCCAGCACGTACCGCTTCGCCGCGTCGTCGGCGACCCCGGGGAAGATCCCCAGCGCCTCCATCGGGCAAGCCCCCTCCGCCGTCTCCGCGCCGGCGGCCAGGAGCACCGCGGGCGCGCCCGGCGGCGCCTCTCCCGGGGAGATGACCAGGTAGTCCCCCATCTCGTCGGGCCGCCGGCCGGGCGCCAGCGTGAACTCGAGCAGCCCGAACCCCCGCTCCTCGCGCTCCTCGATACCGCGCCGGATGAGCCCCTTGGCGCTCTCCGCCGGCAGCAGGCGCAGCCCCTCGGCGAGCGGCAGGTCCACCACCACCCGCTCCGCGCTGACGGTCCCGCCCGCGGCGAGGTGCAGGCGCACGCCGCCGCGCGCCGTGTCGAGCCCTTCGAGCGCCACCAGCGGTCGCGCGTCGCCGCCGCGCGCGAGGAGCACCGCGCGCAGCCCCTCGAGGATGCCGGCCTGGCCGGCCGGGTTCCGGAAGAGCCCCCCGCCGGCGACCCGCAGCGCGCGCAG comes from the bacterium genome and includes:
- a CDS encoding HEAT repeat domain-containing protein, whose protein sequence is MQNGKPSHHSSGARNALVAAVLCVCLFPAPCWSGEGLAEGASRRARDVTDRDFELTLEELTPLSRDEVRKLRLLFNGDSPAEQQPVLDVLLGKVGTLSPQAVARLRLALLSSEASVRWMAIQILARHGDAPLLLFARLLRDDSREVHLAAEQALVAAGHAAIPLLAQVVAEEPCYSRAKMAATRALGALGDPCGIESVADALIRNQGGCYDHETAFKALRQMGPPAIETLVVLLRYRLLKGGAYLALLEHDPAALTSALLPAIIDPDRAIDDRLHFAEQAEVLVGTMAIFRELDAFYLGLAADNSLPPEIVETARRLWIDRPRPFVVEALTRERVESDYAARHFIEEDETLARMAQGKRRAELAAARQARAEAAERAVEPRARGMSASPISFSSISTGSSPAASRGAG